The Raoultibacter phocaeensis genome includes a window with the following:
- the dnaK gene encoding molecular chaperone DnaK yields the protein MAKIIGIDLGTTNSAMAVMEGSEPEILVNAEGDRTTPSVEGFRKDGERVVGKAAKNQAVTNPENTVSSVKRFIGRSYDETKEEQKTVSYKVEKGKDGRAVVDIEGKDYTPEEISAMVLQKLKNDAEKQLGGPVSQAVITVPAYFNDAQRQATKDAGKIAGLEVLRIINEPTAAALAYGLDKTNKDQQILVFDLGGGTFDVSVLELGDGVFEVRSTAGDNHLGGDDWDQRVIDWMADKFKADNGIDLRQDKMALQRLKEAAEKAKMELSSTSQANINLPFITADASGPKHLDYTLTRAEFERITKDLLDRCKKPVEQALKDAGLKQGDINEVILVGGSTRMPAVQELVKQMTGKDPNMSVNPDEVVAMGAAVQGGVLSGDVEGILLLDVTPLSLGVETMGGVMTKMIERNTTIPTRKTEIYSTAADNQTSVEVHVLQGEREMAAGNKTLGKFQLTGIPAARRGVPQIEVTFDIDANGIVNVSAKDLGTGKQQQITISGSTALNDDEVDRMVKDAEAHAEEDKRRKEEVEIRNNADALVNATEQTLAEVGDKAPEDVKKQAEEAIAEAKSALEGSDMDAIKAATEKMQAAGYKLAEVVYSTQGAEAGDAATAAESTPADDTIEADYEVVEDDKEGK from the coding sequence ATGGCAAAGATCATCGGCATCGACTTAGGAACCACCAACTCGGCGATGGCGGTCATGGAGGGCAGCGAGCCTGAAATCCTCGTGAACGCCGAAGGCGACCGTACCACCCCCTCGGTAGAGGGCTTTCGCAAAGACGGCGAGCGTGTCGTCGGCAAGGCTGCCAAAAACCAGGCAGTGACCAACCCCGAGAACACCGTATCGTCCGTGAAGCGCTTCATCGGCCGCTCCTACGACGAAACCAAAGAAGAGCAGAAAACCGTAAGCTACAAGGTCGAAAAGGGCAAGGACGGCCGTGCCGTCGTCGACATCGAGGGTAAGGATTACACCCCCGAAGAGATTTCGGCAATGGTGCTCCAGAAGCTTAAGAACGACGCCGAAAAGCAGCTCGGCGGCCCCGTTTCCCAGGCGGTCATCACCGTTCCCGCGTACTTCAATGACGCGCAGCGCCAAGCAACCAAGGATGCCGGCAAGATCGCAGGTCTCGAAGTGCTCCGCATCATCAACGAGCCCACGGCAGCGGCGCTTGCCTACGGTCTCGACAAGACCAACAAAGATCAGCAGATCCTCGTGTTCGACCTCGGCGGCGGTACGTTCGACGTGTCGGTGCTCGAGCTCGGCGACGGCGTGTTCGAGGTTCGTTCCACCGCAGGCGATAACCACCTCGGCGGCGACGACTGGGATCAGCGCGTTATCGACTGGATGGCCGACAAGTTCAAGGCCGACAACGGCATCGATCTGCGTCAGGACAAGATGGCTCTGCAGCGTCTGAAGGAAGCTGCCGAGAAGGCGAAGATGGAGCTTTCCTCCACCTCGCAGGCCAACATTAACCTGCCGTTCATCACGGCCGATGCATCGGGTCCGAAGCATCTCGACTACACGCTGACCCGTGCGGAATTCGAGCGCATCACGAAAGATCTGCTCGACCGCTGCAAGAAGCCCGTCGAACAAGCGCTCAAGGATGCAGGTCTCAAGCAGGGCGATATCAACGAAGTCATCCTGGTCGGCGGCTCCACTCGTATGCCCGCCGTGCAGGAACTCGTGAAGCAGATGACCGGGAAAGATCCCAACATGTCGGTCAACCCCGACGAGGTCGTTGCCATGGGTGCGGCTGTTCAGGGCGGCGTTCTCTCCGGCGATGTCGAAGGCATCCTGCTTTTGGACGTGACCCCGCTTTCGCTCGGCGTTGAGACCATGGGTGGCGTGATGACCAAGATGATCGAGCGCAACACCACGATCCCGACCCGCAAGACCGAAATTTATTCGACTGCGGCCGACAACCAGACCTCCGTCGAAGTGCACGTCCTCCAGGGCGAGCGTGAGATGGCTGCCGGCAACAAGACGCTCGGCAAGTTCCAGCTCACCGGCATCCCGGCGGCCCGTCGCGGCGTTCCGCAAATCGAGGTCACCTTCGACATCGACGCCAACGGCATCGTGAACGTGTCGGCGAAGGATCTCGGCACCGGCAAGCAGCAGCAGATCACCATTTCCGGCTCCACCGCGCTCAACGACGACGAAGTCGATCGCATGGTCAAGGATGCCGAGGCGCATGCCGAAGAGGATAAGCGCCGCAAGGAAGAGGTCGAGATCCGCAACAACGCCGATGCACTCGTGAACGCAACCGAGCAGACGCTTGCCGAGGTGGGCGATAAAGCTCCCGAGGACGTCAAGAAGCAGGCTGAGGAAGCCATCGCCGAGGCGAAGAGCGCACTCGAGGGCTCCGACATGGACGCTATCAAGGCTGCAACCGAGAAGATGCAGGCTGCTGGCTACAAGCTCGCTGAAGTGGTGTACTCCACCCAGGGCGCCGAGGCTGGCGACGCGGCAACCGCTGCCGAGTCTACCCCTGCCGATGACACCATCGAAGCCGACTACGAGGTTGTAGAAGACGACAAAGAAGGGAAGTAA
- a CDS encoding nucleotide exchange factor GrpE has product MAMPDKDKVTGTSRPHANPGGSPFPHTPPSGAAANDETRQAAGSKEPAADGKASSTSGGADKASNAEQDAQAVEAEVLDPESDGSEAAIESELVAQAQAEAAEWQDKFVRLHAEWDTYRRRTAEQRATEKARANEKLVESLLPVIDDFERTIDYAQKNGETGLLGGVEAVHAKLVDTLVKDGVIILDPKGEAFDALEAQAVATVDDTSVPDETVADVYQKGFKMGNKVLRPAMVTVTTGGPKREAPKETEEKK; this is encoded by the coding sequence ATGGCTATGCCCGATAAGGACAAGGTCACTGGAACTTCCCGCCCTCACGCAAACCCGGGCGGAAGCCCCTTCCCCCATACCCCCCCATCCGGGGCTGCCGCCAACGACGAAACCCGTCAGGCAGCCGGTTCGAAAGAGCCGGCTGCGGACGGGAAAGCGTCAAGCACGTCTGGCGGTGCCGACAAGGCGTCGAATGCAGAACAAGACGCCCAAGCCGTCGAAGCCGAGGTGCTCGACCCCGAAAGCGACGGATCCGAAGCGGCAATCGAATCGGAATTGGTTGCTCAAGCTCAGGCCGAAGCGGCGGAATGGCAGGACAAGTTCGTTCGCCTGCATGCCGAATGGGATACGTACCGCAGGCGCACAGCCGAACAACGCGCAACCGAAAAGGCGCGCGCAAACGAGAAGCTCGTCGAAAGCCTGCTTCCCGTGATCGACGATTTCGAGCGCACGATCGACTACGCCCAGAAAAACGGCGAGACCGGATTGCTCGGCGGCGTCGAAGCGGTGCACGCGAAACTGGTCGATACGCTTGTGAAGGACGGCGTGATCATCCTCGACCCGAAAGGCGAAGCGTTCGACGCCCTTGAAGCGCAGGCGGTTGCGACGGTCGACGATACATCGGTTCCCGATGAGACGGTGGCCGATGTGTATCAAAAGGGCTTCAAAATGGGTAACAAGGTGCTCCGGCCAGCTATGGTAACGGTAACAACCGGCGGGCCGAAGCGGGAGGCTCCGAAAGAGACCGAAGAGAAAAAGTAA
- a CDS encoding DnaJ C-terminal domain-containing protein: MATTTTPDYYKTLGVPRNATADEIKKAYRKLARTHHPDAGGDEAKFKEINEAYEVLSDEKKRDLYDQYGTANENHIPQGWAGAQGGNPFGGEGFGGWSDILESIRRGEGAFGTEWDFGDLGGFGGFGGRAQPRPQRGQDMNVTLSVSFDDAFNGTEKRVTVRVPGKADKETLTVKVPAGAVDGGRLRFKGKGGLGENGGANGDLLITTKIEPHPYYSRDGADVYVDLPVSVAEAALGASIVVPAPDKTKVRVKVPAGTQDGTVLTIKGKGAPKVKGEGHGNLKIKVGVVVPKDMNDDQKQAMEDFLAATKDDIRSW; encoded by the coding sequence ATGGCGACGACAACGACACCGGATTACTACAAAACGCTGGGCGTTCCACGGAACGCGACGGCCGACGAGATCAAAAAGGCCTATCGCAAGCTCGCCCGCACGCATCATCCCGATGCCGGCGGCGACGAGGCGAAATTCAAGGAAATCAACGAGGCGTACGAGGTTTTGAGCGACGAGAAGAAGCGCGACCTCTACGATCAGTACGGCACGGCTAACGAGAACCATATCCCGCAAGGCTGGGCAGGCGCGCAAGGCGGCAACCCGTTCGGCGGCGAGGGGTTCGGCGGCTGGTCCGATATTCTGGAAAGCATCCGCCGCGGCGAAGGTGCGTTCGGGACCGAATGGGATTTCGGCGACCTGGGCGGATTCGGCGGTTTCGGCGGGCGCGCCCAACCGAGGCCCCAACGCGGGCAAGACATGAACGTCACGCTCAGCGTGAGTTTCGACGACGCCTTCAATGGTACCGAAAAGCGCGTCACCGTGCGGGTGCCGGGCAAGGCCGACAAGGAAACGCTTACCGTGAAAGTGCCCGCAGGTGCTGTCGACGGAGGCCGCTTGCGCTTCAAGGGCAAGGGCGGTCTTGGCGAGAACGGCGGAGCGAACGGCGACTTGCTCATCACTACCAAGATCGAGCCGCATCCGTACTACTCCCGCGACGGAGCTGACGTGTACGTGGATTTGCCGGTCAGCGTGGCGGAAGCGGCGCTCGGCGCGAGCATCGTCGTACCCGCACCCGACAAAACGAAGGTGCGCGTGAAGGTGCCTGCGGGAACGCAGGACGGCACCGTGCTCACCATCAAGGGCAAAGGAGCCCCCAAGGTGAAGGGCGAAGGCCACGGAAACTTGAAGATCAAAGTCGGCGTCGTTGTTCCGAAGGACATGAACGACGACCAGAAACAGGCCATGGAAGATTTCCTGGCTGCAACGAAGGACGATATCAGGAGCTGGTAG
- a CDS encoding heat shock protein transcriptional repressor HspR, producing the protein MTDRNRPLYMISVAAELAGVHPQTLRTYEQKGLVTPQRTSGNTRMYSQADIERLELINELTGEGINLAGVIRILDLQGRLEERDTELDDLHKKVRRLADRVHELETRESVNSLVRAEPGSLALRRLP; encoded by the coding sequence ATGACTGACAGGAACAGACCGCTCTACATGATCAGCGTGGCTGCGGAGCTTGCGGGGGTCCATCCCCAAACGCTGCGCACGTACGAGCAGAAGGGGTTGGTGACCCCTCAGCGGACGAGCGGAAACACCAGAATGTATTCGCAAGCCGACATCGAGCGGCTCGAGCTCATCAACGAACTGACCGGCGAGGGCATCAACTTGGCGGGCGTCATTCGCATCCTCGATCTTCAAGGAAGGCTCGAGGAGCGCGATACCGAACTCGACGACCTGCACAAGAAGGTGCGCCGCCTCGCCGATCGCGTCCACGAACTGGAGACGCGCGAAAGCGTGAACTCACTCGTCCGGGCGGAGCCGGGCTCGCTCGCACTGCGCAGGCTTCCCTAA
- the clpB gene encoding ATP-dependent chaperone ClpB: MNMGNLNKLAITAQEALQQTIAIASESEASQAEPIHMLKALLESKENNLSAIVKRIGADPFQLLANADAEIARMPKVSSSNTMMMSGIPGPDLMNLIDRAVKIAEKLGDSYATSEHLLIALSEDKGAAGKILSVAGVTRKNIEAAYEELRGDTRVTDQAAKTQFEALEQYGQNLPQMAREGKLDPVIGRADEIRRTIQVLSRRTKNNPVLIGEPGTGKTAIVEGLAQRIVAGDVPSSLQDRDLVMLDLPAMIAGAKYRGEFEDRLKAVLREVKDSDGQIILFIDELHTIVGAGTAGDSSMDAGNMLKPALARGELHAIGATTLDEYRKYIEKDAALERRFQPVLVGEPTVEDTIAILRGLKEKYEIHHGVRITDSALVAAAELSNRYISDRFLPDKAIDLMDEAASRLRIEIDSMPEEVDAAERKLTQMQIEEQALMKEEDQPSKERLEALRQEIATAREALDKRKAEWQNEKDAIVNVQNLKADLEGAQLEEERATREGDLSKASELRYARIPELQRMLHEAEEMLNVRQQMGAILKEEVSSEEIAEVVSTWTGIPVSKMMQGEMAKLVDLEDKLHERVVGQDEAVSAVAGAIRRNRAGLSDPDKPIGSFLFLGPTGVGKTELAKALAEYLFDSEKAMIRIDMSEYMEKFSVQRLIGAPPGYVGYDEGGQLTEAVRRKPYSVVLLDEIEKAHPDVFNILLQVLDDGRLTDGQGRVVSFKNAIVIMTSNVGSQFIREFAEHGDEKAMNQAIEGSLRATFRPEFLNRIDDTVVFKALTMGNIEPIVDLQLEEVRDRLAERKITLDVRPAAMERLSIDGYDPIFGARPLKRLIQRVVVDVVAEKIVEGKLPDGSTIVIDIDRDGNYSSEVVQNALSE, from the coding sequence ATGAATATGGGCAACCTAAACAAGCTGGCCATCACTGCACAGGAGGCGCTGCAGCAGACCATCGCCATAGCCTCCGAATCCGAAGCTTCCCAAGCGGAGCCGATTCACATGCTGAAGGCTTTGCTCGAATCGAAGGAAAACAATCTCTCGGCCATCGTCAAGCGCATCGGTGCCGATCCCTTCCAGCTGCTTGCGAACGCCGATGCGGAGATCGCGCGCATGCCGAAGGTGAGCAGCAGCAACACCATGATGATGAGCGGCATCCCGGGCCCCGATCTCATGAACCTGATCGACAGGGCCGTGAAGATCGCCGAGAAGCTCGGCGACAGCTATGCCACAAGCGAGCATTTGCTGATCGCGCTTTCCGAAGACAAGGGCGCGGCGGGCAAGATTCTTTCCGTGGCGGGCGTAACGCGCAAGAACATCGAAGCGGCCTACGAAGAGCTGCGCGGCGATACCCGCGTGACCGACCAAGCGGCCAAAACGCAATTCGAGGCGCTTGAGCAGTACGGCCAGAACCTTCCCCAGATGGCGCGCGAGGGCAAGCTTGACCCGGTCATCGGTCGTGCCGACGAGATCCGCCGCACCATCCAGGTACTTTCGCGCCGTACGAAGAACAACCCGGTGCTCATCGGCGAGCCCGGCACCGGCAAGACGGCCATCGTCGAAGGCCTCGCCCAGCGCATCGTTGCAGGCGACGTACCCTCGTCACTGCAGGATCGCGATCTGGTTATGCTCGACCTTCCGGCTATGATCGCCGGGGCTAAGTACCGCGGCGAGTTCGAGGATCGGTTGAAGGCGGTGCTGCGCGAAGTGAAGGATTCCGACGGACAGATCATCCTGTTCATCGACGAACTTCATACGATCGTGGGCGCCGGTACCGCGGGCGACAGCTCGATGGATGCGGGCAACATGCTCAAACCCGCTCTCGCGCGCGGCGAACTCCATGCCATCGGTGCGACCACGCTCGATGAGTACCGCAAGTACATCGAGAAGGACGCGGCGCTCGAGCGGCGCTTCCAGCCGGTGTTAGTGGGTGAGCCCACCGTCGAGGACACCATCGCCATTCTCCGTGGTCTTAAAGAAAAGTACGAAATCCATCACGGCGTGCGCATCACCGACTCCGCGCTTGTGGCGGCAGCCGAGCTTTCGAACCGCTATATTTCGGACCGCTTCCTGCCCGACAAGGCGATCGACCTCATGGACGAGGCGGCAAGCCGTCTGCGCATCGAGATCGACTCCATGCCCGAAGAGGTGGATGCCGCCGAGCGCAAGCTTACGCAGATGCAGATCGAGGAACAGGCCCTCATGAAGGAAGAGGACCAGCCGAGCAAGGAGCGCTTGGAGGCCCTGCGTCAGGAGATCGCGACGGCGCGCGAAGCCCTCGACAAGCGCAAAGCGGAATGGCAGAACGAGAAGGATGCCATCGTCAACGTGCAAAACCTCAAGGCCGATCTCGAAGGCGCTCAGCTCGAAGAGGAGCGCGCCACGCGTGAGGGTGATCTTTCGAAAGCGTCCGAGCTGCGTTACGCCCGCATACCCGAGCTGCAGCGCATGCTCCACGAGGCCGAGGAGATGCTCAACGTCCGGCAGCAGATGGGTGCGATCCTCAAAGAAGAGGTGTCGAGCGAAGAGATCGCCGAAGTCGTATCAACCTGGACCGGCATTCCCGTGTCCAAGATGATGCAGGGCGAGATGGCGAAGCTCGTCGATTTGGAGGACAAGCTGCATGAGCGCGTAGTAGGCCAGGACGAAGCGGTATCGGCGGTGGCGGGCGCCATCCGGCGCAACCGCGCAGGGCTTTCCGATCCCGACAAGCCGATCGGGAGCTTCCTGTTCCTCGGGCCTACGGGTGTCGGCAAAACCGAGCTTGCGAAAGCACTCGCGGAATACCTGTTCGACAGCGAGAAGGCCATGATCCGCATCGATATGTCGGAGTACATGGAGAAGTTCAGCGTGCAGCGTCTCATCGGAGCGCCTCCCGGATACGTCGGATACGACGAGGGCGGTCAGCTCACCGAGGCGGTACGCCGCAAGCCCTACTCGGTGGTCCTGCTCGACGAGATCGAGAAGGCGCATCCGGATGTATTCAACATTCTTTTGCAGGTGCTCGACGACGGGCGTTTGACCGACGGCCAAGGCCGCGTGGTCAGCTTCAAGAATGCGATCGTCATTATGACGAGCAACGTGGGCTCGCAGTTCATCCGCGAGTTCGCCGAGCACGGCGACGAGAAAGCCATGAACCAGGCCATCGAAGGATCGCTCCGCGCGACCTTCCGCCCCGAGTTTTTGAACCGCATCGACGATACGGTGGTGTTCAAGGCGCTTACCATGGGCAACATCGAGCCGATCGTCGATTTGCAGCTCGAAGAGGTCCGCGACCGCTTGGCCGAGCGTAAGATCACGCTCGACGTGCGTCCGGCGGCAATGGAGCGCTTGTCGATCGACGGATACGATCCGATCTTCGGCGCTCGTCCTCTCAAGCGGCTCATTCAGCGCGTGGTTGTGGACGTGGTCGCCGAGAAGATCGTCGAGGGCAAGCTGCCCGACGGATCGACGATCGTCATCGACATCGATCGCGATGGCAACTACTCATCCGAGGTTGTGCAGAACGCGCTTTCGGAGTAA
- a CDS encoding TrkH family potassium uptake protein produces the protein MWQRFTLYDVRVIGHYLGVLILFFSFALVVPLVVAVACGEWKPATHYLIAIGVALILGSGLRFLRIEPGRLNRQQALAVTGLAWIVTAFVAAIPLHLSGHYANPLDAFFDSVSGVTTTGATVIQDLNHLSNADNTWRFVMHYLGGLGLVVVALSFGLFGKRAGASLYSSEGRSEHVVPNVVQTTQVIAKISLAVIIAATAILTVLCLLLGMEPLRAFFQSVWLAISGFTTGGFAPMGESVLYYHSIGIEVVLMVLMIIGTINFVLYTEILRGRTATFFRDLEIRTMVVWLAIMTLVFAAALTATSSFSDLGAMLRRGLFMIISAFSTTGFQNITTNQLTTVFSSGAFLVIAVVMAVGGSSGSTSGGIKFQRIGVIAKSIVVTIKEALAPDSARVVVDYNHIGRRLISPELAKNAMTVFTLYIITYAVGSLVGIAYGYDATQAIFESVAMTSNGGVTSGIVGPDMPKALEVVYIFQMWAGRLEFVTLLALIVEIVVSFKPRRRMKVNAS, from the coding sequence ATGTGGCAGCGTTTTACCTTATATGACGTTCGGGTGATCGGGCACTACCTCGGTGTTCTGATCCTGTTCTTTTCATTCGCGCTCGTGGTTCCGTTGGTCGTTGCGGTGGCATGCGGTGAATGGAAGCCGGCCACCCATTACCTCATCGCCATCGGCGTTGCGCTGATCCTTGGAAGCGGGCTCAGGTTTCTGCGCATCGAGCCGGGCCGCTTGAACAGACAGCAAGCGCTCGCTGTCACCGGCCTCGCGTGGATCGTCACCGCATTTGTTGCCGCCATACCGCTTCATCTATCGGGGCACTACGCCAATCCGCTCGACGCATTCTTCGACAGCGTTTCGGGCGTTACGACAACCGGCGCGACGGTCATCCAGGACCTCAACCATCTTTCGAACGCCGACAACACGTGGCGTTTCGTCATGCATTATCTCGGCGGTTTGGGACTTGTCGTAGTGGCTCTATCGTTTGGGCTGTTCGGCAAGCGAGCCGGGGCGAGCCTGTATTCGTCGGAGGGGCGAAGCGAGCACGTCGTGCCGAACGTTGTGCAGACGACGCAGGTAATCGCAAAGATTTCGCTTGCAGTCATCATAGCGGCAACGGCGATTCTCACGGTGTTGTGTCTGCTGCTCGGCATGGAGCCGTTGCGGGCCTTCTTCCAGAGCGTGTGGCTCGCTATCTCTGGATTTACAACCGGAGGCTTTGCCCCGATGGGCGAGAGCGTGCTCTACTACCATTCGATCGGCATCGAGGTCGTGCTTATGGTGCTCATGATCATTGGCACCATTAACTTCGTGTTGTATACCGAGATTCTGCGCGGGCGTACCGCGACGTTTTTCCGCGATCTCGAAATCCGCACGATGGTCGTATGGCTTGCCATCATGACGCTCGTGTTCGCTGCCGCGCTTACAGCAACCTCGTCGTTTTCGGATCTTGGAGCGATGCTGCGGCGCGGACTCTTTATGATCATCTCAGCGTTTTCGACGACGGGTTTCCAAAACATTACGACAAATCAGCTGACTACCGTGTTCTCTTCGGGTGCGTTTCTTGTCATCGCCGTGGTTATGGCCGTCGGCGGCAGCTCGGGCAGCACGTCGGGCGGTATCAAGTTCCAGCGCATCGGTGTGATCGCCAAGTCGATCGTCGTTACCATTAAAGAGGCGCTCGCACCCGATTCGGCGCGCGTCGTGGTCGACTACAACCATATCGGCCGTCGCCTCATCTCGCCCGAGCTTGCGAAGAACGCCATGACGGTGTTCACGCTTTACATCATTACCTATGCCGTCGGCTCGCTTGTCGGTATCGCGTACGGCTACGATGCGACGCAGGCCATCTTCGAATCGGTTGCTATGACGAGCAACGGCGGCGTGACGTCAGGTATCGTGGGTCCCGATATGCCGAAAGCACTTGAGGTGGTGTATATCTTCCAGATGTGGGCGGGCCGTCTCGAATTCGTGACGCTGCTTGCGCTCATCGTCGAGATCGTGGTGTCGTTCAAGCCGCGGCGCAGAATGAAGGTGAATGCCTCGTGA
- a CDS encoding hydrolase produces MTGPNRASAVAVFAFAVLIACVMLVSPAFAFAEGEEDENVVNPQQLPDSSFIFDTSITDLNSADSYFDKQTVQVVGEAVGDAIAVEGDPGHKWITLMSSNSDSNASVSVFMTNEQAERIDTFGRYGTTGTMLQVRGTFYLVCPEHSGLTDLHATHVSVVEKGKHHPDELNPNAFIPGAVLVVIGLLVTGMFYWLRERRR; encoded by the coding sequence TTGACGGGTCCGAACCGCGCATCGGCCGTTGCCGTTTTCGCCTTCGCAGTGCTGATCGCTTGCGTGATGCTCGTTTCGCCCGCGTTCGCCTTCGCCGAGGGGGAGGAAGACGAGAACGTGGTGAATCCCCAGCAGCTTCCCGACAGTTCGTTCATCTTCGACACGAGCATCACCGATCTCAACTCCGCCGATTCGTATTTCGACAAGCAGACCGTTCAGGTAGTCGGCGAGGCGGTCGGCGATGCCATCGCGGTCGAGGGCGATCCCGGGCATAAGTGGATCACGCTCATGTCGTCCAACTCCGATTCGAACGCCTCAGTTTCGGTGTTCATGACCAACGAACAGGCCGAGCGGATCGACACGTTCGGCCGCTACGGCACGACAGGTACGATGCTCCAAGTGCGCGGCACGTTCTACCTTGTGTGCCCCGAGCATAGCGGCCTTACCGACCTCCACGCCACGCATGTGAGTGTGGTCGAGAAGGGCAAGCACCATCCCGACGAACTCAATCCGAACGCGTTCATACCGGGGGCGGTGCTCGTTGTGATCGGGCTTTTGGTCACAGGTATGTTCTACTGGCTGCGGGAGAGGCGGCGCTAG
- the rsgA gene encoding ribosome small subunit-dependent GTPase A, which yields MVEGQVVKLDRGFPLVRTQEGDELRCKHATALVKGEKVRAVIGDKVLIDVPEGHDKAIIAEILPRDTVFVRKDPTERALPQVLAANFDRVIVAQPISDVNMRRLERELVLAHETGVEVAVVLTKADLAASDEDAERIAEEVRGLVGANDTVLVVSAEEPESIAAVRELMAPKTTTVLIGKSGVGKSSLVNLLVGDEVQATAEVREVDGKGRHTTVSREMIDVPGGGCVVDMPGVRGLGLWDAESGIEAAFSDIEELAEQCKFRDCRHEEEPGCAVRRAVEAGELSPVRLDSYHALRTETAEIKERREEASRIRSRRGHPRRRT from the coding sequence GTGGTCGAAGGCCAGGTCGTCAAGCTTGACAGGGGTTTTCCGCTTGTTCGTACGCAGGAAGGCGACGAGCTTCGCTGCAAGCACGCGACGGCGCTCGTGAAGGGCGAGAAGGTCAGGGCCGTTATCGGCGACAAGGTGCTCATCGATGTTCCCGAAGGGCACGACAAGGCCATCATCGCAGAGATTCTGCCGCGCGATACCGTGTTCGTGCGCAAGGATCCGACCGAGCGGGCGCTTCCCCAAGTGCTCGCCGCTAATTTCGACCGCGTGATCGTTGCGCAGCCGATTTCCGATGTCAATATGAGGCGGCTCGAGCGTGAATTGGTACTGGCTCACGAGACGGGGGTCGAGGTGGCCGTCGTGCTTACGAAGGCTGATCTGGCTGCAAGCGACGAAGATGCCGAGCGCATTGCAGAAGAGGTGCGCGGGCTCGTGGGCGCGAACGATACCGTGCTCGTCGTGTCGGCCGAAGAGCCTGAAAGCATTGCTGCTGTACGCGAGCTCATGGCGCCGAAGACTACGACGGTGCTCATCGGCAAGAGCGGGGTGGGAAAATCGAGCCTCGTGAATTTGCTGGTGGGCGATGAGGTACAGGCAACGGCCGAAGTGCGCGAGGTCGACGGTAAGGGGCGGCATACCACCGTGAGCCGCGAGATGATCGACGTGCCTGGCGGTGGGTGCGTCGTAGACATGCCCGGCGTGCGGGGCTTGGGCCTGTGGGATGCCGAAAGCGGTATCGAAGCGGCGTTTTCGGATATCGAGGAGCTCGCCGAGCAGTGCAAGTTCAGGGATTGCCGTCACGAAGAAGAGCCCGGGTGCGCTGTGCGCCGTGCCGTCGAGGCGGGCGAGCTTTCGCCGGTGCGGCTTGACTCCTACCACGCCCTTCGCACCGAGACGGCAGAGATCAAAGAGCGCCGCGAAGAGGCCTCTCGCATTCGCTCGCGTCGGGGGCACCCGAGGCGGCGCACGTAA
- a CDS encoding TDT family transporter, giving the protein MKSIIQKVPIPTAGVALGLVALGILLQPLSEVFHIVAGSLSFVMVLLLVAKIVLFPRMIREDLTNPIFAAVSAALFMTCMQLATYLAPVAFDAAFAIWVFSVLGHFALMGWFTYTFTMNFRLEQVFPTHFIAYVGIIVASLTSPVFGMELVGTAIFWFGFICYLALLVIVGLRYAKHEVPEAAKPLFCIYAAPMSLSLAGYLAVTPEPNAYLVGAMAVLAQAFLALVLSQLPKILRIKFYPSYAAMTFPFVIAASALLKAVTYFEGLGFSGPAFAAIHVLISIETIFASVMVLYVVGHYVRFFFRRVEGKPTELVLTSAEVARFAEEIGD; this is encoded by the coding sequence GTGAAGAGCATCATTCAGAAAGTACCGATTCCGACCGCTGGGGTTGCGCTCGGCCTCGTTGCGCTCGGCATCCTGTTACAGCCGCTTTCCGAGGTGTTCCACATCGTCGCAGGTTCTTTGAGCTTCGTCATGGTGCTTTTGCTTGTCGCAAAGATCGTCCTGTTTCCCCGCATGATCCGTGAAGATCTCACCAACCCCATATTCGCCGCCGTCAGCGCTGCGCTGTTCATGACGTGCATGCAGCTTGCTACCTACCTCGCACCGGTAGCCTTTGACGCCGCATTCGCGATATGGGTTTTTTCGGTGCTCGGCCACTTCGCCCTCATGGGATGGTTCACGTACACGTTTACGATGAACTTTCGTTTGGAACAGGTATTTCCCACCCACTTCATCGCATACGTCGGCATCATCGTGGCATCGCTCACCTCACCGGTGTTCGGCATGGAGCTCGTAGGTACGGCTATCTTCTGGTTCGGGTTCATCTGCTACCTGGCTCTGCTTGTCATCGTAGGCCTCCGCTACGCGAAGCACGAGGTTCCCGAGGCGGCAAAACCGCTTTTCTGCATCTACGCCGCCCCCATGAGCCTTTCGCTTGCGGGCTACCTTGCCGTCACGCCTGAGCCCAACGCGTATCTGGTGGGCGCGATGGCGGTGCTCGCCCAAGCCTTCTTAGCACTCGTGCTGAGCCAGTTGCCGAAGATCCTCCGCATCAAATTCTATCCGAGCTACGCGGCCATGACCTTCCCTTTCGTTATCGCAGCATCTGCCCTCCTGAAGGCGGTAACGTATTTCGAGGGATTGGGCTTCAGCGGCCCGGCATTCGCTGCCATCCACGTGCTCATCTCGATCGAAACCATCTTCGCCAGCGTGATGGTGCTCTACGTAGTGGGCCATTATGTGCGCTTCTTCTTCCGGCGCGTCGAAGGCAAGCCCACCGAACTGGTGCTCACCTCTGCCGAGGTCGCCCGATTTGCTGAAGAGATCGGCGACTAG